In Opitutaceae bacterium TAV5, one genomic interval encodes:
- a CDS encoding heme ABC transporter ATP-binding protein (ChvD; in Agrobacterium tumefaciens, mutations in both Walker boxes were found to affect virulence) → MSDEPKIIFSMIRVSKKIERKEILCDISLSFYYGAKIGVLGFNGSGKSSLMRLLAGRDTEFDGHLHFEPGYTVGLLEQEPQLTPGKTVRECVEEGVAHLKALTDAYDASWDELAEAPDDAARDAIADKQQKLQEQIDHLNAWDTAALVDMAMDALRCPPGDQVVDNKILSGGERRRVALARLLLRKPDILLLDEPTNHLDAESVQWLEQHLSRYEGTIIAVTHDRYFLDNVAQWILELDHGHGIPWKGNYSGWLEQKQRRLAVEQRTDNRRQKAMARELEWIRQSARARQAKSQARINAYESMLKENTTEKEKEFEILIPAGPRLGNLVVEADKVGKAYGDKLLFENLTFALPPGGIVGVIGPNGAGKTTLFRLITGAEKPDTGELRVGPTVKIAHVDQSRDSLPDGQTIYEAISDGEETLKLGGSREINARAYCAQFGFTGADQQKKVGILSGGERNRVHLARLLKSGANLILLDEPTNDLDVNSIRALEDGLETFAGCAVVVSHDRWFLDRVATHILAFEGDSTVHWFAGNYTSYLEDYRRRKGKDADQPHRIKYRKLTR, encoded by the coding sequence ATGTCCGACGAACCGAAAATCATCTTTTCCATGATCCGCGTCTCGAAGAAAATCGAGCGCAAGGAAATCCTCTGCGACATCTCGCTCTCCTTCTACTACGGCGCGAAAATCGGCGTCCTCGGTTTCAACGGCTCCGGCAAGTCCTCGCTCATGCGCCTGCTCGCCGGACGCGACACCGAATTCGACGGCCACCTGCACTTCGAACCCGGCTACACCGTCGGCCTGCTCGAACAGGAACCGCAACTCACTCCCGGCAAAACCGTCCGTGAATGCGTCGAGGAAGGCGTGGCGCACCTCAAAGCCCTCACCGACGCCTACGACGCTTCCTGGGACGAACTCGCCGAAGCCCCCGACGACGCCGCCCGCGACGCCATCGCCGACAAACAACAAAAACTCCAGGAACAGATCGACCACCTCAACGCCTGGGACACCGCCGCCCTCGTCGACATGGCCATGGACGCCCTCCGCTGCCCGCCCGGCGACCAGGTCGTTGACAACAAAATTCTCTCCGGCGGCGAGCGCCGCCGCGTCGCCCTCGCCCGCCTCCTCCTCCGGAAACCCGACATCCTCCTCCTCGACGAACCGACCAATCACCTCGACGCCGAAAGCGTCCAGTGGCTCGAGCAACACCTCTCGCGTTACGAAGGCACCATCATCGCCGTCACCCACGACCGCTACTTCCTCGACAACGTCGCGCAGTGGATCCTCGAACTCGACCACGGCCATGGCATCCCCTGGAAAGGCAACTACAGCGGCTGGCTCGAACAAAAACAGCGCCGCCTCGCCGTCGAGCAACGCACCGACAACCGCCGTCAGAAAGCCATGGCCCGCGAGCTCGAATGGATCCGCCAGTCCGCCCGCGCCCGCCAGGCCAAGTCGCAGGCCCGCATCAACGCCTACGAGTCGATGCTGAAGGAGAACACCACCGAAAAAGAAAAGGAGTTCGAAATTCTCATCCCCGCCGGCCCCCGTCTCGGCAACCTCGTCGTCGAAGCCGACAAGGTCGGCAAGGCCTACGGCGACAAACTTCTCTTCGAAAACCTCACCTTCGCGCTTCCTCCCGGCGGCATCGTCGGCGTCATCGGCCCCAACGGCGCCGGCAAGACCACGCTTTTCCGTCTCATCACCGGTGCCGAAAAACCCGATACCGGCGAACTCCGCGTCGGCCCCACGGTCAAGATTGCGCACGTCGACCAATCCCGCGACAGCCTCCCCGATGGGCAAACCATCTACGAAGCCATCAGCGACGGCGAAGAAACCTTAAAACTCGGCGGCAGCCGCGAAATCAACGCCCGCGCCTACTGCGCCCAGTTCGGTTTCACCGGAGCCGACCAGCAAAAAAAAGTCGGTATCCTCTCCGGCGGCGAACGCAACCGCGTGCACCTCGCCCGTCTGCTCAAGAGCGGCGCCAACCTGATCCTCCTCGACGAGCCGACCAACGACCTCGACGTCAACTCCATCCGCGCCCTCGAGGACGGCCTCGAAACCTTCGCCGGCTGCGCCGTGGTCGTCTCGCACGACCGCTGGTTCCTCGACCGCGTGGCCACGCACATCCTCGCCTTCGAAGGCGACAGCACCGTCCACTGGTTCGCCGGCAACTACACGTCCTACCTCGAAGACTACCGCCGCCGCAAAGGCAAGGACGCCGACCAACCCCACCGCATCAAGTATCGCAAGCTCACGCGGTAA
- a CDS encoding N-terminal cleavage protein, whose amino-acid sequence MVRFTCPRPRAFTLIELLTVIAIIGILAAIIIPVVGKVRETARKTRCLSATRQIGIAFLAYAGDHKDALPVQTASSVNTDPQSWVYQISPYTNGYAVFACSEYRAKKGDPIPTAHRLYNGFVSRKQIPANPAPTRITQSSAPGRDVLMTEQNVSASLDSSSIIDWPNDPKVWWHYPHSGKGTPVDATRPDNVTRCVLYVDGHVNQRPANITNENWTWPANN is encoded by the coding sequence TTGGTTCGTTTCACCTGTCCGCGCCCGCGTGCCTTCACGCTGATCGAACTTCTTACCGTGATCGCGATCATCGGCATCCTGGCCGCGATCATCATTCCGGTGGTCGGCAAAGTCCGCGAAACCGCTCGCAAAACCAGATGCCTCTCGGCCACACGCCAGATCGGCATCGCCTTTCTCGCCTACGCAGGAGACCACAAAGACGCCCTGCCCGTCCAGACAGCCTCCTCTGTCAACACCGATCCCCAAAGCTGGGTTTACCAAATCAGTCCCTACACCAATGGATACGCCGTCTTTGCCTGCTCCGAATACCGTGCCAAAAAAGGGGACCCGATTCCCACCGCCCACCGCCTCTATAACGGATTTGTTTCCCGGAAACAAATCCCCGCCAACCCAGCCCCCACACGGATCACTCAATCTTCGGCCCCCGGTCGTGACGTTCTCATGACCGAACAAAACGTCAGCGCCAGTCTGGACTCGTCGAGCATCATTGACTGGCCCAACGACCCGAAAGTCTGGTGGCACTACCCGCATTCCGGCAAAGGAACTCCGGTGGATGCCACCCGCCCCGACAACGTCACCCGTTGCGTTCTCTACGTGGACGGTCACGTCAACCAGCGTCCCGCCAATATCACCAACGAAAACTGGACCTGGCCCGCCAACAACTGA
- a CDS encoding laminin G domain-containing protein codes for MTERKNNIRRILPILAASFIPLCAPVTSSAEDVADKTRVWAHYTPWHTPLNSSITVPNYYNYPLFRSTGDNRADWAEEFRQAKAQGIDGFLVDVVFSKTRDFTSYSDTLHEMLKAAEGSDFLVALCLDVKTTVARQVNELDRMLRLFGDHPNYPRHHNKPVVATYTWSQWTPDEWQTIRTRLHDKGHDIYLVAHVARSYQKQTREWLATQLANADAAYAFGFRGLDGMPRDYTAGLIATVADEVGKPWMPAMVHGYYGAWLNGRNDFYQPHQGFDQLHKTFELVRQGRDHWLHFTTWNDHDETSLLPMLFTTANPLLTKAYADNFKGIAPTSPLPEVCLAWHREVIPGTLLRIEAINLPSLARGPVSVKGRLLDRDGETAAVLNTQDLNPSEFDRTEWLVPTSRLARSPFLVPEITISSPGFEHTTGLPPILLVNGWQQNAVTVKVPVRQYLNLQNTLTIRATSPETIEASVTFEAGVAGGIASATLFRNDRPVAPISPSTHGKTLMSLYLKGAQDYTITTDTGEFLNAVRKFSEKTSPDFSIAPGSLASRRAQAWAPSGVLCAVRPDTQFTFTSPGKEPLRMTARELATKELLHYGNLQVEFFPADPTIQNHAPLNIRKGNYTVSLLSPAQRVSDMFYVRYETTDGRVALSDIIYPFAPKNRLLPATVVETSINLETSSGASGMKGESEYLSKDIPFRTPSIVPTQIPPESIRSGHWNFDGHGRDALGDMPVTIPTSRFSEQAGRPGKFLDLDGSQPVRMRLRTWPIGNATVDFMLNPDPGPVAVQSIIGRRGWSDAVNINLFPDGRVEVIRDGNETVPVEKLVSKTSLPFGQWSRLRVTNDSTCLRIYINDRLDAEAPIRPARSYGNSTWFVGGGYKDYANYRGKIDDLTVSGAAFAPGNPAFPSDIPEHASLPRRP; via the coding sequence ATGACAGAACGGAAAAACAACATTCGCCGAATCCTGCCAATCCTGGCAGCCTCTTTTATCCCCCTCTGTGCTCCCGTCACCTCATCCGCCGAAGACGTTGCCGACAAAACACGGGTGTGGGCCCATTACACCCCCTGGCATACACCGCTCAACTCATCCATCACGGTTCCCAACTACTACAACTACCCGCTCTTTCGCTCCACCGGCGACAACCGGGCCGACTGGGCCGAAGAATTTCGCCAGGCCAAGGCTCAGGGAATCGACGGTTTTCTGGTGGATGTTGTCTTCAGCAAAACCAGGGACTTCACCAGCTACAGCGACACCCTGCACGAAATGCTCAAGGCCGCCGAAGGCAGCGATTTTCTCGTCGCACTTTGCCTCGACGTGAAAACCACCGTCGCGCGCCAGGTCAACGAACTCGACCGCATGCTCCGCCTCTTCGGCGACCACCCCAACTACCCGCGCCACCACAACAAACCCGTCGTCGCCACCTACACCTGGTCGCAATGGACACCGGACGAATGGCAGACCATCCGCACCCGACTCCACGACAAAGGACACGACATCTACCTCGTCGCCCACGTTGCCAGAAGCTACCAAAAGCAGACCCGTGAGTGGCTGGCCACCCAGCTTGCCAACGCAGACGCCGCCTATGCCTTCGGTTTTCGCGGCCTGGACGGCATGCCCCGCGACTATACCGCCGGTCTGATCGCCACTGTCGCGGACGAAGTGGGGAAACCCTGGATGCCGGCCATGGTCCACGGCTACTACGGCGCCTGGCTCAACGGACGAAACGATTTCTACCAACCCCACCAGGGCTTCGACCAGTTGCACAAGACCTTTGAACTCGTCCGCCAAGGCCGCGACCACTGGCTGCACTTCACCACATGGAACGACCACGATGAAACCAGCCTCCTTCCCATGCTGTTCACCACGGCCAATCCGCTTCTTACCAAAGCCTATGCCGACAACTTCAAAGGCATCGCCCCTACCTCGCCGCTGCCCGAAGTCTGTCTCGCCTGGCACCGTGAAGTGATCCCCGGCACCCTGTTGCGCATCGAAGCCATCAACCTCCCCAGCCTCGCCCGCGGCCCCGTTTCCGTAAAAGGCCGCCTGCTGGACCGCGACGGGGAAACCGCCGCCGTTCTCAACACTCAAGACCTTAACCCCTCCGAATTTGACCGGACCGAATGGCTGGTCCCCACAAGCCGTCTCGCCCGTTCGCCCTTCCTTGTCCCGGAAATCACCATCAGTAGCCCGGGATTTGAACACACCACCGGGCTTCCACCCATCCTGCTCGTCAACGGCTGGCAGCAAAACGCGGTGACCGTAAAAGTTCCCGTCCGCCAATACCTGAATCTGCAAAACACCCTGACCATCCGCGCCACATCCCCCGAAACAATCGAAGCCAGCGTCACCTTCGAGGCCGGGGTCGCCGGAGGAATCGCCAGCGCCACACTTTTTCGCAACGACCGCCCTGTCGCCCCCATCAGCCCGTCAACCCATGGCAAAACCCTGATGAGCCTCTACCTCAAAGGCGCGCAGGACTACACCATCACCACCGATACCGGCGAGTTTCTGAACGCCGTCAGGAAATTTTCCGAAAAAACTTCTCCTGACTTTTCCATCGCGCCCGGCTCGCTGGCCTCCCGCCGCGCACAAGCCTGGGCTCCCTCCGGAGTTCTCTGTGCTGTAAGACCCGATACACAATTCACCTTCACCTCGCCCGGGAAGGAGCCCCTGCGCATGACAGCCCGCGAGCTCGCCACGAAAGAACTCCTGCACTACGGAAATCTGCAGGTAGAGTTTTTCCCGGCAGACCCGACCATCCAGAATCATGCTCCGCTGAATATCCGGAAGGGGAACTACACGGTGTCGCTGCTCAGCCCCGCACAACGGGTTTCCGACATGTTTTACGTACGCTACGAAACCACGGACGGACGGGTTGCCCTCTCGGACATCATCTATCCCTTTGCCCCCAAAAACAGGCTGTTGCCGGCAACCGTCGTGGAAACCTCGATCAACCTTGAAACCAGCTCAGGCGCGAGCGGCATGAAAGGAGAATCCGAATACCTCTCCAAAGACATCCCCTTTCGCACCCCATCGATTGTTCCCACACAAATACCGCCGGAGTCCATTCGTTCCGGACACTGGAATTTCGATGGCCACGGACGCGACGCTCTGGGCGACATGCCTGTAACCATCCCGACGTCCCGGTTTTCGGAACAAGCCGGGAGACCGGGAAAATTCCTCGATCTGGACGGTAGCCAGCCGGTCAGGATGCGCCTCCGCACGTGGCCCATCGGCAATGCCACCGTCGACTTCATGCTGAATCCCGACCCCGGCCCCGTCGCCGTCCAGTCGATCATCGGCAGACGAGGCTGGAGCGACGCCGTCAACATCAACCTTTTCCCTGACGGTCGTGTAGAGGTCATCCGTGACGGCAACGAAACTGTTCCCGTTGAAAAACTCGTCAGCAAAACCTCACTCCCGTTCGGCCAATGGAGCCGTCTGCGTGTGACCAACGACAGCACATGTCTCCGCATTTACATCAACGACCGACTCGACGCCGAGGCCCCGATCCGTCCGGCCCGCAGTTACGGCAACTCGACCTGGTTTGTCGGCGGCGGTTACAAGGACTACGCCAACTATCGCGGCAAGATCGACGACCTGACTGTCAGCGGCGCGGCCTTCGCGCCGGGCAATCCGGCATTCCCGTCCGACATCCCGGAGCATGCTTCTCTTCCTCGTCGTCCATAA